Proteins encoded within one genomic window of Thermogemmata fonticola:
- a CDS encoding putative signal transducing protein, which translates to MPVEEHPEDIVRVYSGPYVTAEIYQQILQEAGIPARVVGEELLASFGSAIPDVVELWVQRKDAEKAQAAIKLYEEQREERASRHTDFPKPKDDPLPRPPQ; encoded by the coding sequence ATGCCGGTAGAAGAGCATCCGGAGGATATTGTTCGGGTTTACTCCGGCCCTTACGTCACGGCGGAGATTTACCAGCAGATTCTGCAGGAGGCAGGCATTCCAGCACGGGTTGTCGGCGAAGAATTGTTGGCCAGTTTTGGTTCGGCAATTCCGGATGTGGTCGAACTATGGGTCCAACGGAAGGATGCCGAGAAAGCCCAGGCAGCCATTAAACTTTACGAGGAACAGCGCGAGGAGCGTGCTTCCCGACATACCGATTTCCCCAAGCCCAAGGACGATCCTTTGCCGCGTCCTCCTCAGTAA
- a CDS encoding pyridoxine 5'-phosphate synthase → MHTTSNVRLGVNIDHVATVRQARRAKEPDPVAAAILATLGGADGITVHLREDRRHIQDRDLFVLREIVTTRLNLEMSVADEIVAIALKVRPDEATLVPERRQELTTEGGLDVIAHESAVRAVVDRLKETGISVSLFIDPEPAQIEAACRVGAEAVELQTASYSEARTANAQIAELEKLRQAAHRAAEQGLHVHMGHGLNYSNVIPIVQIPEVEELNIGHSIVSRAVLVGMERAVREMKDILLRYRQAIM, encoded by the coding sequence ATGCACACGACCAGTAATGTACGATTGGGTGTCAACATTGATCACGTGGCCACGGTGCGTCAAGCCCGGCGGGCAAAGGAACCCGACCCGGTAGCGGCTGCCATTCTGGCCACCTTAGGGGGCGCGGATGGCATTACAGTTCACCTCCGTGAGGACCGCCGTCATATTCAGGACCGCGATCTCTTTGTGCTGCGAGAGATCGTGACCACACGCCTGAATCTGGAAATGTCCGTAGCCGATGAGATCGTAGCGATTGCCTTGAAAGTCCGCCCAGATGAAGCCACCTTGGTCCCGGAACGTCGGCAAGAATTGACGACTGAGGGCGGTCTGGATGTGATCGCTCATGAATCAGCGGTTCGTGCTGTAGTGGATCGTCTCAAGGAAACGGGTATCTCGGTCTCGCTCTTTATTGATCCGGAACCCGCGCAGATCGAGGCAGCCTGCCGGGTGGGAGCCGAGGCCGTCGAGTTGCAAACTGCCAGCTATTCGGAAGCGAGGACTGCCAATGCTCAAATCGCCGAGCTGGAGAAGCTGCGCCAGGCAGCGCATCGCGCGGCGGAACAAGGACTGCACGTCCACATGGGTCATGGCCTCAACTATAGCAACGTCATCCCGATTGTGCAAATTCCAGAAGTGGAGGAATTGAACATCGGACATAGCATCGTCTCCCGCGCTGTTCTTGTAGGCATGGAACGGGCTGTTCGGGAAATGAAAGACATTCTTCTACGCTATCGTCAAGCGATAATGTAG